One segment of Candidatus Thorarchaeota archaeon DNA contains the following:
- a CDS encoding type II toxin-antitoxin system ParD family antitoxin, whose protein sequence is MKVVTICLPKRYVSGIEDLVEQSKYPNRSEAIRIAIRDMLVDELWGSRTQKRPSVPLVSQLKETSPPEESTPP, encoded by the coding sequence ATGAAAGTCGTGACGATTTGCTTGCCAAAGAGGTACGTTTCAGGTATTGAGGACTTGGTAGAACAGAGCAAATATCCTAATCGATCTGAAGCAATACGAATCGCAATCCGGGATATGCTTGTTGATGAATTGTGGGGGTCTCGAACACAAAAACGTCCTTCTGTACCTCTTGTTTCGCAACTAAAGGAGACATCTCCTCCGGAAGAATCAACCC